In Candidatus Rhabdochlamydia sp. T3358, the genomic stretch GCTTGCAAGCTTAGCAAGCCTAATTGCATAAAATTCATGAGTAGTGATGCTGCATTAGAATATATGACAAGCCTATGGGGATTAAGGTGTATCAATATCCTTTCTTCTTTAGATTTTACTAAAGTTCGCACATTACGTTTCATAAGAAGCCTTCTGCCAGAATGTTTAGCTAGCGATCAACTTATATCTATCTTAGACAAGAGACTACGACACTTAGATGCCTACGATTTGTTAAGGGCTACAAATTTATCAGTACGTTTGGAAGAAGGTACTATTAGATCTGAAGTTGATGGACGTTATGACACCTCTTTAATTCCCTTAGATAGGGTACAACTTTACGATCAATCTGCAGCAGATGAGTTATTTGATAGCATATTCAGTGCTGCAGCAAGAACGATCAACATAGCAACAAATGAAGGAATAAGAGCAAATGAATTAGAAGGTGCACTTAGCATGAATTTCCTAGATAGTATGTTGATTCAAATAGGAATGAGCATCATAGATCGTATAAAATCGCGCAGGCATTATATCGCAAATATGCAATCAGTCCTTCAAGAATTACCTAACTATGCTGAGGATATATATGATACTGATCCGATTCTCAATCAAATCCAATGCCCTATTTCATTGAGAGCTATTCGAAGAACAATTACAGATCCGACCAATGAAAAAACGGTTTATGACTATGAGAGTTTTAAAATTTGGCTTGAACATAGCAGAACCTCCCCTATTACAAGAGAAGAAATTCCTGAAAACTTTGATGTAAAATATGAGGGAGGGAGTCGATATGATTCCATATTGAGATATCGAAAAGCCCTCTTGCAATCAGGAGAATTACAAAACTCAGAAGAAGAAGAATTTATCGCTAATCTTAAACAAATCTTCGAAGAAATTTGCACTCTAAATAAGGCATCTGACATAAAAACCGCTTCAGAAATGGTTCGTGACTTTTTTCAAAAGGGAGTTTTAGATGCATATGACATTTCCTACCTTAATACTTTAGATTCTTGTGAGGCTTGTAAGAGAAGACATAACCAAGATCTAAATGATAGAAAAGAGGAAACTTTCCAAAGCATCTCTCTTCAAGAAATCGATCAATCTCGTTTTATAATAAATGAACTTAATCTAGAAATAGAAAAAATTAAAACAAAAAAAGAAGAGTTAATTGAAGCTTTTGCAAACCCAACTCCTGAAGCAAGCTCATCTTTACATTAACTATAATCAATAATCGCTAAGGAATGAAAAAAATGACTCAAATAATTCTTGCATCAGCCTCTTGGTATGCTATTCCTAAAGGAGTTGAATACTTAACATCAGAACCCTCTAATCTCGAATCAAGGGTTGATCGTGTTCGAGCAAGATTTTTTGCCTTTAAATCTGCTCTACAAGGATTTAATTACCCAACTAGACTTAAACTCGCTTTTAAAACAACTTCGATCATAGTTTCTCACATGTGGCTTGCTACATTAATTACACCAGGATTGGCAAAGGTTATAGGGTTTAAAGATAGTTATTCATACGGATTTTTAAAGATGGCTGTTTGTTATGCTCTATTTAGCAGTAGATTTATCCTGATAAAATTCATAAATAGCAACCGGGGGCTAGATTTTATTATGAGTGAACTAGGATTTAAGCTTGCAAGCACCGAACCTGTTCTGCGTTTGATCAATCAACATATGAGAATATCTCGTTTAGGTGCCCAATCAGGAGTTATTAGATGTCTTAAATAGAAAACTGGAGTACTCAGCTGCTCAAGAATTATTCCATGCTGTACCTAGTAACCCTCCATTTCCTCTTTTTAGCATTACAGAAAAGATCAAGTTCTGGAAACTTTTAGAAGAAAAAGCAACCGACTCTATTAGTTTTCATTTACCGCAATACCGTGAAAGCATACAAGATACCGATCCAATCCTCTGTAAGGTTCAATGTCCCATTTCAGGAAGGGCTCCTCGCAGCGTAATTACAGATCCTATAGATCGTAAAACTGTTTATGATCGCAATACATTTGAAACCTATCTCAAATGCTATGATATTTCTCCTTCTACAAGAGAAAAAATACCTGAAGGATTTAATCTGGGTAATGAGGGAGGAAGTCGATATGATTCCATATTGAGATATCGAAAAACTCTTTTACAATCGAAAGAATTACAAAACCCAGAAGAATTTATTGCTAATCTTAAACAAATCTTCGAAGAAATTTACACGCTAAATGATGCTAACGGCATAAAAGATGCTTCAGAAGCAGTTTGTGACTTTTTTAAAAAAGGTGTTTTACAAGCATATGATGTTAGTTATTTTAAAACAGACCCAAATACAATAGAGACCCTTCTTGAAAAGAATAAAGATTATCCTCATGGAGTAGAACATATTAAAAAAGGGATAAAATTTCATAGCTATGAAGTCCATAGAAAACAACATAATCAAGATCAATATAATGACAACATGGGCTATATACCTTTACGTTCTAAAAAAGGATTTGTAGAAGTTTCTATTGAAGATTTTGAACAATATCCCTTTATCGTGAGCGAGCTTAATCTAGAAATAAAAAAAATAAAAGCAGAAGGGCAAGAGTTAATTCAAGTCTTTTCATAAATTTAAGCAATCTCTTATTAAAATTTTAAATAATATACAAGACTTAAAGCTTCTTGAAGCTTAGGTAAAAATGCTTAAAAACCACCTATATTTTAAAATAAAGTCTTTTGAGCTCATCTTTAAACTTAAGGAGCTTTAGCTATCATAAAAAAATTCTTTAATAGACAGAATCGAACACTATCCGTATTCTAAATCTGTTAAAATCTTTTAGATCTCAATTGGGAATTTACATGAAAAAGCAAAAAAAATGGCAGTTATATCTAATCTTTGTTGTTATTGCTCTTACCGTATACAATATATTGCCTACTGTTTTTTATTATACTAAACCTTTAAATCAACCTATCGAAGGAAAAAAAGCAGAGCAAATAGCTGTCTCTATCTCTGAAAGAGTCAATCGACTTGAGGAAGAAGCAGAAAAATGGCTGTATTCCTTTTGCAATCTGATTGAAGTAAAACCACAAGCAGTAGCTCTTGATGCTCGGCAACCCCAGCTCATTACTGTTTCTTTTAAAAATACAGAAGAAGCCAACCTATTTCGCAATTATTTGCCTAGAGCTGGTCAACTTATTCCTTTTTTACCCGCACAGCTATTTTTACATGAAGATACCGATATAAATAGCAGAACGGTTATTGTACAAAGACGTATTCCTATCCATTTTGATACGCATACCTATTATCAATTCTCCCACAAGTTGGACTCTTTAGGAAAACCAACCCCCTTTTATGAAGAAATTGTCCAAGACCGTGCTCTACAAATAGCCTCTTCTATTGCCGGCTCTACACAAAATGCTCTTTACCTACAAAATGCTTTAAAACAAACAGGAGTGGTCCAAGAAGATCAGTTTGTACAAATTGCTAAAAATATTCTTAGCTTTACCAATGTATATGGGGAAAGCTCTTTAATCACTAAGCGCTACTTTGCTAGCTTTACTCAATGTAACTTAGACGATCGCTATAGTTTTATGCAAAACTGGATTCAAAGCTTAGATTCTCTACAGACAAAATTCTTAAAAGAAAAAGAGCAGCTGCAAAATAAAGGTATACAAGCGGAAAAAACAGCTATATTTTTAACTACTTTAGAACAGCAAAGACTTGAATCCTTAAATGATAAAACGCAAGCTCTTAAACAAGCTATCCAAGTCATCAAAAAACATCTTGATCTATTTGTTACAGCTAAAAGTCCTTTATCGTATGAAGCATTGCAAAAAGATTTAAAACAGCAAATAACAACTGATAACATTCAAACAATTGTTCTAGAAGGATTTAATCCTTTTATTAAAAGTGTTTCTGTTGATTGGAATCAGGAAAAAATCTTTTTAGACCTTTATGAAGATGTAGAAACACTCAGAGAAAAAAGCCTACAGCCTTCTTATTTAGCGGATCAAGCAGATCAGTTGATGTACAATGAAATCGCTTTCATTGCAAGATCATCAGATGAGGTGATTTCTCCTTTTCAAGGCCGTTTTGAAATCACATTAAATCAATTAGCTGATAGCAAAAGCTTTCTTGCTATGAACCTAGGCCAAATTGCGCACAAAATGTCTTCCCAAATTAAAGAAACGCTTTTACGCTTTTGGTACCCCATTCACCCTGATTTGCAACGCAACGCGTTGCCTATTTATGACTACGAAACTTACCAAGCCCTTCCGCCTGCAGAGAAAAAACTAGCTCTAGTTGTCTATGCGCCAGCTAGCTATGATACAGCTCCTGTACCAGGATTTCGCACCCATTCTATTTATGTAATCGCTAAGGGCATGGATAAAATTTTATCCCGTTTACAGAGCGAGAGCCAGTCCGCTCAAACCAACCAATTTATTCAAGATTTTAATCAGCTCCGTGAAATTTTGCAAAAGAGCGGTTTTGTAGATTATTCTACAGCAGGTTATGCCTTTGATCCTGAATTTAGTCAGGATCTGATTTTTGAACAGGAGAATTACTATCAAACCCTACTGAAATCAACAAGAGAAAATTTTAAAGTTTCTGGCACAAAACGTTTTGCCCTATTAGAGTTTACTAATCTTGAGCAAAGGCTACTTACTGAAAATAAAATTCTCAACCAAATGCACGAAGACCTACTTAAATGGCGAGACGATTATTTTGCTGCCCAAAATCAAGCCAGAGGCGTTACTAAATACGATGTACCAAAACCTGTTCATAACATTTATTGGAATAATTTCTGCTTAAGCTTAAAAAAATATTTCAGAGGTGATGATCGTAAGATTTTACACTGGGGCTTAGATCTCTCAGGTGGTAAAACCGTTCAACTAGAGCTCGTTGATCATAACGGAAAAACAGTAGTAGACCCGATAGATATCAAACAAGGAATCAATGAGCTATATGCTCGTATAAACAAAATGGGCGTATCAGAGGTAAATATTCGCCAAGAAGGCAATACTATTGCACTAGATTTTCCCGGCGCACAAGGGTTATCGGCTAGTGATCTTGTAAAATCCTCTACGATGTATTTTCAAATAGTTAACGAAAAGTTTAGCTCGAATAACACAGAATTAGCTGATGCTACGCAAAAATTTTTACAAGAAATTTGGAATGAAGCTGTAGTTACCAACTGTAAAGATATTGAAGATATCCATCTCATTGCAAGCAAACATTTATATGGTGATTCTCTGGACTCAGAATTAGTACAACCTCGTTCTGAAGCCGCTAAAACACTTTATGAAAATGGATTGCGTTTTGCTCTTAGCGGCTCTATAAACAGCAGCTTTAATGAGACCTATTCTAAAATTGCTATGCTTAGGGGAAGCGACTTTACCAGCTGGAATGGACAAACTCATCCTTTACTTATTGTGTTTCGCAACTTTGCTTTAGAAGGTTCTAATTTAGAAGATATTCATGCCTCTTATGATCCTTCAAAAGGAAATTTCCTTGCATTTTCCGTTAAAGGCGCCTTCACAGATAAATCAGGAATTAAGCAATATCCCCGAGATAATCTGCTGGCTTGGACCTCTCAGTTCTCTAAAGAAAAAATTCAAGGCACGGCTAAAGAAACTTTTTCTGCAGGAAGAGGCTGGCGCATGGCTGTTATTCTCAATGGTTCTGTAATTAGCTCCCCTACTTTGGATTCAGAGCTAAAAGATAGCGGAATGATTACTGGAAGCTTTACTCAAAGAGAAATTAGCCAATTAGAAGCTGATCTTAAAGCAGGTTCTTTAAGTTTCACGCCTCATATCCTGGCTGAGAAAAATGTGTCTCCAGAGCTAGGGGCTAAAGAGAGAATGCAAGGTATTATTGCAACCATGCTTGCCTTATCCCTTGTTATAGCAGCTATGGTAAGTTACTACCGCTTTGGTGGAATGATTGCTTCAATCGCTGTGATTTTTAACCTATTGATTTTATGGGCTACATTGCAAAACCTACAAGCAACTTTAAGTTTAGCTGGAATTGCAGGGATTATTTTAACAGTTGGTATGGCAGTTGATGCAAACGTCTTAGTCTTTGAAAGGATTCGTGAAGAGTTTCAGGCAACAGGTCGTATTGCTATGGCTATTCATGCAGGCTATCGCAAAGCCTTTTCTGCAATTCTAGATTCTAATGTCACTACAATTATTGCAGCTTTAGTTCTACTGAATTTTGATTCAGGACCTATTAAAGCTTTTGCTGTTACCATGATTATTGGAATCCTCTCTTCCATGTTCACTGCACTTTTCATGACACGCTTCTTCTTCTCTAAATGGGTAGAGAATCCAAATCACAAAAAATTGAACATGTTAAATTGGTTTAAAATAAAAGACTTCAATTTTTTTAAATATGCAAAACCCGCATTATTTCTTTCTTTTTGCGTGATTCTCATTGGCTCTTTTATGCTAGTTACTCAACGCAATACCATTTTTGGTATGGATTTTAGAGGAGGTTATGCGCTTACCGTTGAACTAACTCCTCATACAGAAAACAATTATCGGCAATCTATAGAAAAAGCTCTTATACATGCCGGTGCTACAAATAATGAAGTACAGATAAGAGAGCTTACTCCAAATAATCAGGTTCGTATCTTTTTAAGTAGGAGCTTACAGGAAGAGGGTCATCCTTTTGCAAATCTGCCTCTTGAATACACCTTAAAAGAATCTAATTACCCTTATCAAACCAACCCAAAAATTGTATGGGTTGTGCAATCATTAGAAAAATCAGGGCTTTCATTAACCCCTTCTAGCCTGCAAAGCTTAAATAAGCAATGGACAGAGGTAAGTGGGCAACTATCCGACACAATGCGTAATAATGCTTTGATTGGAATTAGTATCGCCATGCTATGTATTCTTATATACATTACTATCCGCTTTGAGTTTAATTATGCAATTAGCGCTATTCTATGTTTAGCCCACGATCTATTCTTTACTTTAGCAGCTATTGCCATCTTACATAAGTTACATGTTCCCATTCAAATTGATCTGAATACAATTGCAGCGCTTATGACCATTATTGGATACTCTTTGAATGATACAATTATCGTTTTCGATAGAATTCGAGAAGATATGCAATTTATGCGTAAAATGAGCTTAATTGACATCATGAATCACTCCTTGAATGTAACTTTGAGCAGAACCCTCATGACATCAGGAACCACCTTACTTGTACTAGTTCCTCTGTTATTTTTAGGAGGATCTACTTTGTTTGGATTTTCTTTAGTTATGGTTATTGGTGTTATTTTTGGAACTCTATCATCATTGTTCATTGCAGCCCCTCTGATGAAGTTTTTTTACGAATGGGAATTACAGAAATTAAGCAAAATGAAATTAAATGAGCGATAGGATACATGCATGATATTAAACTACTGCGATCCTATATGGGTTTATCCCAAAGTTGATCCAGAATGGCATAAAACAATTATTAAAGAGTTTAGCATTCATCCTGTTATAGCCTATGTTCTAGCTTCTAGAAATTTTAAAACTCTAGAAGAAATACATGATTTTTTATATGCCAAACTCCCCCATCTGTTTGATCCTCATCTCTTTCCTGATATGGATAAAGCAGTACACCGAGTACTGCAAGCTCTTTCTCAGAACGAAAATATTCTTATCTATGGAGATAATGATGTCGATGGGATTACAGCAACGGCTCTTTTAACAGAATTTTTAAGATTTATTGGCGGAAATGTTTTTTTCTACATACCTAACCGCAATTCACTTAAACAAAGTTTAATCCTTGACGCTATTGATTTTGCTTTGCAAAAAGAGTGTAAATTAATCATTACAGTAGACTGCGGCATTACTGCTGCTAATGAAATTGAAGAAGCAGTTAAAAAAAAAATTGATGTAATTGTAACAGATCACCATGAACCCACCGCAAAACTACCTCACTGTATTGCCACGTTAAATCCCAAGTTACTTAATAGCACTTATCCTTATCGACATCTTACCGGAGTAGGCGTTGCTTTCAAATTAGCTCATGCTACTACAAAAACCTTGATTGCAAATGGATCTATTAGCCCTATAAAAATTGATCTTAAACACTACCTGGATTTGGTTGCTTTAGGGACAATTGCTGATATGGGTTCTCTTTTAGGAGAAAACAGAATTCTTGTGCGTTATGGTCTACGTCAAATGCGAAAATCCAGAAGAATTGGCCTTGCCAAACTATTTTCTATTTGCAGTCTCAAGCCAGGAGAGATCACTCCTATTGATATTGCTTCTAAAGTAGCTCCTCGTCTCAATAGCTTAGGAAGAATCGCAGATCCTCTTAAAGGGGTGGAGCTTTTATTGATTCGAGATGCTAATGCAGCAGAAGCCCTAGCAAAGGAATTAGACTTAAATAATATTGAAAGACAAAAAATTGAAAGACGGGATTCTGAAGATGTAGAACAATATATTTTACGTAACCCTCAAATACTTCATCAAAAAGCTATTGTCATTTCTTCTGATAAATGGCATCCTGGAATCATTCCCATTATCACTGCTCGTATTGCTAAGCAATATAATAGACCAACTGTGGTTATTTCTATTGACCAAGGCTTAGGAAAGGGCTCTATAAGAACAATCCCTGAATTTCCTCTTTTACAACATTTGCGTGAGAGTAGCGATCTCTTGGAGAACTTTGGTGGTCATGATTTTGCAGCAGGTCTCACCATTAAGGAAGAAAACATTCCCGCTTTTAAAGAGCAATTTATAAAAGCCGCTAATCTTCACCTTAAAGATCAGGACATCATTGCTAAAATCTATCTAAATGCAAATATTCAATTTGGAGATTTAACCTTTGATTTTATGGAGTCCTTTAATTTGCTTGAGCCTTTTGGGAATGAAAACCCTGCTCCGATCCTCTATTGCGATGCTAAGCAGATTTGGCCTCCAAAAATTGTTGGAAAGACCCATCTTAAGCTCTATCTTGAACAACAAGATCGCATGCTAGAAGGCATTGCTTTTGGAATGGCCGACAAGAGACAGCGTCTACTTAAGAAAAAACTCATGTTACATATTGCATTTACTCCTCATATCAATAACTTCTTAAATAAATCAAGCATCCAGTTACAAATTCGCGACTTTCAGCTTGCTAGCTTCCCTTAAAAGCACAAACGCATCTCATGATATTGATGCGTTTGTTTTGAATTTTTTAATAAATCAGGAAACATCCTCATCTATATTAGAAATCATTTTATTCAGATAGCAACTTTGATATTGTTTAATATTATCAATATGTACAATCCATGCAGATCCTTTGCGACAGGCTTTTAATAGACCAATACGCGTTGCATAATAAATTTTTTGATAAGGTACTTTTAATAGCTTAGCCGCCTGTTGAATCGAATAATATCCTTGTTTATTATCAAATAGTAACTCCCCGTTATGCATAGATTTAGAACGAGAGTATTTCATTTTTTTATATTGATCCAAATCCTCTATGTCGATAATCCAACGAGTTGGATTTTTATAAGCTTTTAACTTTTTTTGTTTAATCGCCACATAAATAGCTTGACGTGTCACCTTATTAATTTTTGCCGCTTCTGACAGCGTTACAAATTTTTTTTCCCCTTCTGCACATTCGATTGAGTTCATAGAGACACCTCTGATTTATAGTTATAATTAATTATAAAAAGTACATATTATTTTGTTAGAAGCAAAAAAATTATCTTTACTGCTACTTTAATTTTAAACTAAACAGTGAATATTATAAAAACATAATTAACATTTTATATTTATATATTCTATTTTTTATAAAAATAAAAAATTACGATTAAATAAAAATTTAAAGCTTTTGAAAGCAAATCAATTTAATAGCTCCTAAGTGTATCTTAAGCGTTTTTTAGTCCATAGCAAAAACAATCTTATTTATTTCAACAAATTTTTGTTTTTTAGCAGAACCATAAATTATATGTATATGAAAAATTAAATTTTAATAAAAATCATATCAATTAAATTAAACAAATATATTTAAAATTAAATTTAAAACATAAACTTTTATAATTAATAATAGTATAAATAAATATTTTAAAATTTAGCCCCCTTACAGCTTGAAATTGCGTAAAGACAAATAGTAACTCTATTTTTGTATGAATCTCTTATAGTTTATTCTAAATAATTAATCGATTAATAACTTTAAACAGATAAAATTAATTACAATAATTCCATTACTAATATAACTATAATATAATGCTTTGCTTTCCATTTTAAATAATTACTATAAAATCAAAAGGAAGGCAAATGACCTCTATCTATACAACATTTGAAACTCTCTATCTTAACGATTCCCTCTCGAGCCCGCAACCTGCTCCAATAACCGATAAAAAATTTATGCTTGCTAAAATAAAAAAAGAAGGTAGCAGAGCGTTTAATCTTGCTTCTGAAGAATTAAAGAAAAATGAAACCGTCGTAGAAGCCTTTATAGAAAAGCGTTTTAAAGAGCTTACCTCTTTCTACAAAGATAAGAGAAACAATAAAGATGCCATGATTTCTATCTTCAGAACTAAAAATAATGGTGTGGGATTACTTTTTGCTTCTAGAAAACTAAAAAAAGATCCTGAAGTTGTTCTTTTTGCCATAGAAAACGATGCCTTACCTTTAAAATTCGCTTCAAAAAAGTTAAGAAACAACTATGATTTTATGCTTAAGGCCGTACAGAAGAACCCTTGGGTATTAGAACTTACTTCTGAAGATTTTAGAAATAATGAAGTTATTGTGCTTGCTGCCGTGCAGCAGGATGCTCGAGTATTACAATTTGCTTCTAAAAAGTTAAAAAACAACTATGATTTTATGCTTAAGGCTATAGAACTAGATCCTTGGTCCTTACAATACACTTCTGAGAAGTTAAGAAATCATGAAACCATTGTACTTGCTGCCATGCAAAAACAGCCTTATGTATTACAATATGCTTCTGATAGGCTAAAGGACAATTATGATTTCATGCTTAAGGCTGTACAGCTAGATCCTTGGCTATTACAGTACGCTTCTGAAAATCTGAAGAGCAATAAAAATCTTACGCTTGCTGCTGTGAAAGAAAACAGCTTAGTATTACAATTTTTACCTTTCTTAAAAAAATTTGAGAAAGATTCAGACATTGTACGCATTATTCTAGGTAAGTTTTTGGGATCTAATAAGGAAATCACTTAGTCGAGCTTCTTAATTCTCTCGTAAAAAATAAAAACCACTAAGTACTTAAACTTAGTGGTTTTTATAAAAACTTCATAGGAACTCTCGAATCATGAGATTCAGATTTAAGTTTATACAGCTTCGAAACGCTGTACTTTTTTATTCAGATAGTTTTCTCGATATTCTTTAATATCATCGACATGAACTACCCAAGCAGCTCCTCTACGATGTGCTTTCATTAGTCCTACGCGTGTTGCATAGTATACCTTTTGAGCTGGCACATTTAATAGTTGAGCAACTTGATTAACGGAATGAAACCCTTTATGGTTATCAAATAAAAGCTCTCCGTTATACATCGATTTCGTACGGGAATACTTTCCGTTACGATATAATTCAAGATCTGCAAGATCAATTGTCCATCTTGTTGCATCTTTTTTAGCTTTAAGCTTTTTTTGCTTAATCGCTACATAGATTGCTTGTCGTGTTACATTGTTGATCTTAGCCGCCTCTGTAATCGACACAATCTTCTTACTTGAAGAATTTAATTCCTCTAATCCACTTTGGATTTCTTCTCTTTCCATTTTATATATCCTCCAAAAAATCAAGATATCTTTTATCAAACTTGAAGCACCCATCAACTGCAAAAACCAATAACTAATAAATTAGAGGCGCTATTTGATTAAAATTAGTAATTAAACTATTTTATTTGTCACTTCGAACAATTATTATGGCATATAAATGAATTGAAATCAAGCATATATTAATTTTTTTAATTAGAATAGCTATTAGAAAAACGGAAATAGACAATTGCTTTTTTCTAGCTATAAACTTTAACTTTGTCATAAGCTAAAATTATAGAATATTAAATAAATGTTTTTATTATACTTAAAATCAAAGACTTAAATCATGGTTCGCTTTCTACTTATATTCGCATTAATTGTTAAGATAATAGCCTTAGAAGCAGTAGAGCCCCCTAAATTGACAGCTAAAGAAACAAGGTTAAAAACAGAAGAAATTTTAAAAGCCCATGTTTCTTATCAACAGCTGAGCCCTGAACTCATTAAAAGAGCCCTTAAAAACTACTTAGAAGAGCTAGATCCCTTAAAAACTTATCTTCTTGATTATGAAATAGTTAAGTGGACAGACCCCTCTAAAGAGCTACTTAAAACAGCTTTAGCAGAATATGAACTAGAAAAATTTACTGTTTTTGAAGAAATACACCGTCAAATGATACTTGCTATTGAAAGAAGAAATTCTCTAGAAAAACAGCTGGAAAACACCCCCCTTCCTGAAGATGTTTCTCACTTAGAATTTAAAGATGTTACATGGGCAAAAAATGTAGATTCATTGAAAGAACGCCTATTGCGAATTAAATCTCTACAGCTTCGTACGGCAGCAAAAATAGACCCAGATATCCGCGATCGGTTTATGCAAAGATTAACAAAAAGAAGAATCTGTCGAGAAAACGATTTAAAAGGAAAAACAGATCAGGAAAGATTACGCATTATTCTATCCTATGTTCTTAAATCCATAAGCTCAGCTTTAGATTCTCAAACCATCTATTTTACTCCTGCTGAAGCCAGCCAATTTATGATTCAAGTACAACAACGTTTATTTGGAATTGGAGCACAGTTAAGAGATGATCTTAATGGGCTTACAGTAGTGCATATTCTAGAGAAAAGCCCGGCTAGCCTTCCTAATAAGCTAAAAATTGGGGATCGGATTGTCGCTGTAAACAACGAACCCATTATAGGTCTGGAAATCATAGAAGCTGTAGAACTTATTCGCGGTCCTCAGGGATCTTCTGTAATTTTAACAGTGCTGCGCGAGGTAAAAGAGGGAGAAAACCTTAAAGAAAACAAGTTAGAAATTGAGCTTATTCGCGGAGAGATTGTTTTAAAAGAATCCAGATTAGAAACGCAGATAGAGCCTTATGGCAATGGTGTGATTGCTATCTTACATCTATTTTGCTTTTACCAAGATAATCATAGCAGTTCCGCAACCGATTTAGCTAAAGCAATAGATGAGATTAAGAAGAATCATCTTTTAAAAGGAGTCATTCTTGATCTGCGTAATAATGCAGGGGGTCTGTTAACCGAGGCTGTGGCAGTAAGTGGTTTATTTCTTTCAAAAGGGATCGTTGTTTCTATTAAGGATAATCAAGATAAGGTTTTTCACTTACGCAACTTAGAAAATAAAAAAGAGTGGGATGGCCCGTTAATTGTCCTTACCAATCGCATGAGCGCTTCCT encodes the following:
- a CDS encoding helix-turn-helix domain-containing protein; the encoded protein is MEREEIQSGLEELNSSSKKIVSITEAAKINNVTRQAIYVAIKQKKLKAKKDATRWTIDLADLELYRNGKYSRTKSMYNGELLFDNHKGFHSVNQVAQLLNVPAQKVYYATRVGLMKAHRRGAAWVVHVDDIKEYRENYLNKKVQRFEAV
- a CDS encoding S41 family peptidase; its protein translation is MVRFLLIFALIVKIIALEAVEPPKLTAKETRLKTEEILKAHVSYQQLSPELIKRALKNYLEELDPLKTYLLDYEIVKWTDPSKELLKTALAEYELEKFTVFEEIHRQMILAIERRNSLEKQLENTPLPEDVSHLEFKDVTWAKNVDSLKERLLRIKSLQLRTAAKIDPDIRDRFMQRLTKRRICRENDLKGKTDQERLRIILSYVLKSISSALDSQTIYFTPAEASQFMIQVQQRLFGIGAQLRDDLNGLTVVHILEKSPASLPNKLKIGDRIVAVNNEPIIGLEIIEAVELIRGPQGSSVILTVLREVKEGENLKENKLEIELIRGEIVLKESRLETQIEPYGNGVIAILHLFCFYQDNHSSSATDLAKAIDEIKKNHLLKGVILDLRNNAGGLLTEAVAVSGLFLSKGIVVSIKDNQDKVFHLRNLENKKEWDGPLIVLTNRMSASSSEIVAQTLKDYGRALIIGDPETFGKGTFQTFTLECNNFGKVNPKGEYKVTRGRYYTASGKSPQLVGVTSDIVLPGVLSELEIGEKYSKFPVETDHIEPHFEDNLADIPFIHKQRVSKLYQEDRQSVLPIKNLSLLKKNAELRVATNKNYQNFLKEIAKKDELGEPTLFFGLNDLQLEETIKVMKDYILLTEKEKTLVAPAA